The following are encoded in a window of Mycobacterium decipiens genomic DNA:
- the rocD gene encoding ornithine--oxo-acid transaminase — MTVLVDATEAAIALVERHAAHNYSPLPVVAASAEGAWITDIDGRRYLDCLAAYSAVNFGHRNPEITATAHAQLDAVTLVSRAFHSDRLGPFCTALAELCGKDMVLPMNSGAEAVESGLKVARKWGAEVKGVPAGRANIIVADNNFHGRTISIVSFSSDPVARRGFGPFTPGFRSVPFGDAAALAQAIDDDTVAVLLEPIQGEAGIIVPPDDYLPAVRALCAEHNVLMIADEIQSGLARTGYTFACDHWGVVPDIYLLGKALGGGVVPLSAVVADREILGVLHPGEHGSTFGGNPLAAAIGSTVVSLVARGEFQSRSAEMGAHLHQRLVELTGDGVVAVRGLGLWAGVDIDPALATGKEMSSRLAERGVLVKDTHGATLRFAPPLVITAQEIDWAVHQFAVALREAGS; from the coding sequence ATGACAGTTCTTGTGGACGCGACCGAAGCCGCTATCGCACTGGTCGAAAGGCATGCGGCGCACAATTATTCGCCGCTGCCCGTGGTCGCGGCCAGCGCCGAGGGCGCGTGGATCACCGATATCGATGGCCGACGCTACCTGGACTGCCTGGCTGCGTACTCGGCGGTGAACTTCGGCCATCGCAACCCCGAGATCACCGCCACAGCTCACGCCCAACTCGACGCCGTCACCCTGGTGAGCCGGGCGTTTCATTCCGATCGACTCGGGCCCTTCTGCACCGCACTTGCCGAGTTGTGCGGCAAAGACATGGTGCTGCCGATGAACTCGGGTGCTGAAGCGGTAGAGAGCGGTCTCAAAGTGGCCCGCAAATGGGGAGCCGAGGTCAAGGGTGTCCCCGCGGGCCGGGCAAATATCATTGTGGCGGACAACAACTTTCATGGCCGCACCATCAGCATCGTCAGCTTCTCGTCCGATCCCGTTGCGCGACGCGGATTCGGGCCGTTCACGCCGGGATTCCGCTCGGTGCCGTTCGGCGACGCAGCGGCGCTCGCTCAGGCGATCGACGACGACACCGTTGCGGTGCTGCTCGAACCGATCCAGGGCGAGGCGGGCATCATCGTCCCGCCCGACGACTACCTGCCCGCCGTGCGTGCCCTGTGCGCCGAACACAACGTGCTGATGATCGCCGACGAAATCCAATCGGGGCTGGCTCGCACGGGTTACACGTTCGCCTGTGACCACTGGGGCGTCGTGCCCGACATTTATCTGCTCGGCAAGGCACTTGGCGGTGGCGTGGTCCCGCTGTCGGCGGTGGTCGCAGACCGCGAAATCCTCGGCGTGTTACATCCGGGCGAACACGGGTCGACGTTCGGCGGAAACCCGTTGGCGGCCGCGATCGGCAGCACCGTGGTTTCCCTGGTTGCCCGGGGAGAATTTCAGTCCCGCTCCGCCGAGATGGGCGCTCATCTGCATCAGCGGCTCGTCGAATTGACCGGCGACGGTGTGGTCGCGGTGCGTGGCCTGGGATTGTGGGCCGGCGTTGACATCGACCCGGCGCTGGCCACCGGCAAGGAAATGAGCTCGCGGCTGGCCGAACGCGGTGTGTTGGTAAAAGACACCCACGGCGCCACGCTGCGGTTTGCGCCGCCGTTGGTGATCACGGCGCAGGAGATCGACTGGGCGGTTCACCAGTTCGCTGTCGCATTGCGGGAGGCAGGCTCATAA
- the ddaH gene encoding dimethylargininase, whose protein sequence is MTDSFLGAARLGAEAHSRTPRTRRYAMTPPAFFAVEYAINPWMDVTAPVDVQVALAQWEHLYQTYVRLGHSVDLIEPEPGLPDMVYAANGGFIAHDIAVVARFRFTERAGESKAYARWMSSVGYRPVSTRHVNEGQGDLLMVGESVLAGYGFRTDPRAHAEIAAVLGLPVVSLELVDPRFYHLDTALAVLDDRTIAYYPPAFSTAAQEQLRVLFPDAIAVGSADAYVFGLNAVSDGLHVVLPAAATGFAGQLREAGFEPVGVDLSELLKGGGSVKCCTLEVHP, encoded by the coding sequence ATGACAGATTCCTTCCTCGGCGCCGCCCGTCTTGGGGCAGAAGCGCACAGCCGCACCCCGCGGACGCGGCGGTACGCGATGACCCCGCCGGCCTTCTTCGCCGTCGAGTACGCGATCAACCCCTGGATGGACGTCACCGCGCCGGTTGACGTCCAGGTCGCGCTGGCGCAGTGGGAACACCTCTACCAGACCTATGTCCGGCTGGGCCACAGCGTGGATCTGATCGAGCCCGAACCCGGGCTACCGGACATGGTGTACGCCGCCAACGGTGGGTTCATCGCGCATGACATCGCCGTGGTCGCCCGGTTCCGGTTCACCGAACGGGCCGGCGAGTCGAAGGCCTACGCCAGGTGGATGTCCTCGGTCGGGTATCGGCCCGTGTCAACCCGTCATGTTAACGAGGGACAGGGCGACCTGTTGATGGTTGGCGAATCGGTGTTGGCGGGCTACGGCTTTCGCACCGACCCGCGCGCACACGCCGAAATCGCCGCGGTGCTCGGCCTGCCGGTGGTCTCCCTCGAGCTGGTGGACCCAAGGTTCTATCACCTCGACACCGCGCTGGCCGTTCTCGACGATCGTACGATTGCCTACTACCCGCCGGCGTTCAGCACGGCGGCACAGGAACAGTTGCGGGTACTGTTTCCTGACGCGATCGCGGTCGGCAGCGCCGACGCGTACGTGTTCGGACTCAACGCCGTGTCCGACGGCTTACATGTCGTGCTTCCCGCCGCGGCCACCGGTTTTGCCGGGCAGCTGCGGGAGGCCGGCTTCGAGCCGGTCGGTGTCGATCTGTCCGAGCTGCTCAAGGGCGGCGGTTCCGTGAAGTGCTGCACGCTGGAGGTACACCCATGA
- a CDS encoding Lrp/AsnC family transcriptional regulator — protein MDHLDDTDERILAELAEHARATFAEIGQKVSLSPPAVKRRVDRMLESGVIKGFTTVVDRTALGWNTEAYVLIFCHGRIAPDQLRDAWVDIPEVVSAATVTGTSDAILHVLAHNMRHLEAALERIRSSADVERSESIVVLSNLIDRMRP, from the coding sequence ATGGACCACCTGGATGACACCGACGAGCGCATCCTCGCCGAGCTGGCCGAGCATGCGCGGGCCACCTTCGCCGAGATCGGCCAGAAGGTGAGTTTGTCCCCGCCCGCGGTCAAACGCCGCGTCGACCGGATGCTCGAGAGCGGTGTGATCAAGGGCTTCACCACCGTCGTCGACCGCACCGCGCTGGGCTGGAACACCGAAGCCTATGTGCTGATTTTCTGCCACGGCAGGATTGCGCCCGATCAGCTGCGCGATGCCTGGGTGGATATCCCCGAGGTGGTCAGCGCGGCTACCGTGACCGGCACGTCCGACGCGATCCTGCACGTGCTCGCTCACAACATGCGGCATTTGGAGGCAGCCCTCGAGCGCATTCGGTCCAGCGCTGATGTCGAACGCAGCGAAAGCATCGTCGTGCTGTCGAATCTCATCGACCGGATGCGCCCCTGA
- a CDS encoding AMP-binding protein, whose translation MIWPVRMVSWSWLLEMKADFIKPQDNSMHYLEFNPDVDATIFYTSCTTGRPKGTIGTHRNTVIVAFAS comes from the coding sequence ATGATTTGGCCCGTGCGGATGGTCAGCTGGTCGTGGCTACTGGAAATGAAAGCTGATTTCATTAAGCCACAGGATAATTCGATGCACTACCTCGAATTCAATCCAGACGTCGACGCGACCATCTTCTACACCTCCTGCACTACTGGGAGGCCAAAAGGGACCATCGGAACCCATCGCAACACCGTAATCGTCGCATTCGCCTCGTGA
- a CDS encoding energy-coupling factor transporter transmembrane component T family protein, producing MTTTSAPARSGTRRPSRPVVLLIPVPGSSAIHDLWAGTKLLVVFGISVLLTFYPGWLTIGMMSALVLAAARLAHIPRGALPSVPRWLWIVLAIGFLTAALAGGTPVVSLGGVELGLGGALNFLRITALSIVLLALGAMVSWTTNVAEIGPAVATLGRPFRALRIPVDEWAVALALALRAFPMLIDEFQVLYAARRLRPKRIPRSRKARRQRHARELIDLLAAAITVTLRRADEMGDAITARGGTGQLSAHPVRPKLADWVTLAVTAAASGSAVAIEVLLLHA from the coding sequence GTGACCACAACTTCGGCCCCGGCACGCAGCGGGACCCGGCGCCCGTCTCGTCCGGTCGTGCTACTGATTCCGGTGCCCGGTAGCTCGGCCATTCACGACCTGTGGGCCGGCACCAAATTGCTGGTGGTTTTCGGCATTTCGGTGTTGCTGACGTTCTATCCGGGATGGCTGACGATCGGGATGATGTCGGCATTGGTGCTGGCCGCGGCCCGGCTCGCGCACATTCCGCGCGGTGCGCTGCCGTCGGTACCGCGCTGGCTGTGGATCGTCCTGGCAATCGGCTTTCTGACCGCTGCGCTCGCCGGCGGCACTCCGGTGGTCTCGCTGGGTGGAGTCGAACTCGGATTGGGCGGCGCGTTGAACTTCCTGCGGATCACCGCGCTGTCGATTGTGCTCCTCGCGCTGGGGGCGATGGTGTCCTGGACCACTAATGTCGCCGAAATCGGGCCTGCGGTAGCCACTTTGGGCCGGCCGTTTCGGGCATTGCGGATCCCGGTCGACGAATGGGCGGTGGCGTTGGCGCTCGCGCTGCGCGCCTTCCCGATGCTGATCGACGAATTCCAGGTGCTCTACGCTGCACGCCGGCTGCGGCCCAAACGGATTCCGCGGAGCCGTAAGGCTCGGCGCCAACGGCACGCGCGCGAGCTGATCGACCTGCTTGCCGCTGCCATTACGGTGACCCTGCGGCGCGCCGACGAGATGGGCGATGCAATCACCGCGCGTGGCGGCACCGGCCAGCTTTCTGCGCATCCGGTACGGCCCAAACTTGCCGACTGGGTGACGCTGGCGGTCACCGCCGCGGCCAGCGGCTCGGCCGTGGCCATAGAGGTGCTGTTGTTGCACGCCTAG
- a CDS encoding DUF2232 domain-containing protein, producing MAALCAVTAIVSVVVPFAAGLALLGTVPTGLLAYRYRLRVLLAATVAAGMIAFLIAGMGGFMGVIHSAYIGGLTGIVKRKGRGTPTVIVSSLIAGLAFGAAMVGMLAVLVRLRHLIFKVMTANVDGVAATMARMHMQGAAADVKRYFAEGLQYWQWVMLGYFTIGIMIVSLIGWWALSRLLERMRGIPDVHKLDAPPRDEVNAPIQPVPVRLDKVRFRYPRAGQDALREVSLDVRVGEHLAITGANGSGKTTLMLILAGREPTSGTVDRPGTVGLGKLGGTAVVLQHPESQVLGTRVADDVVWGLPPGTDVDVDRLLGEVGLQALAERDTGSLSGGELQRLALAAALAREPAMLIADEVTTMVDQQGRDALLSVLSGLTQRHRTALVHITHYNNEADSADRVISLSDSPDNTDMVQTAAAPAPAVGMDHPHHAPALELVGVGHEYGSGTPWAKTALRDVNFVVEQGDGVLIHGGNGSGKSTLAWIMAGLTIPTTGACLLDGRPTHEQVGAVALSFQAARLQLMRSRVDREVASAAGFSPNEKDRVAAALGVVGLDPALGKRRIDQLSGGQMRRVVLAGLLACAPRALILDEPLAGLDAASQRGLLRLLEDLRRARGLTVVVISHDFVGMEGLCPRTLQLRDGVLETVPTAAARGAASEAGGRS from the coding sequence AATGATCGCCTTCTTGATCGCCGGGATGGGTGGTTTCATGGGGGTGATCCACAGCGCCTACATCGGTGGACTGACCGGAATCGTCAAACGCAAGGGCCGCGGCACACCAACGGTGATCGTCTCGTCGCTGATCGCCGGACTTGCGTTCGGCGCGGCGATGGTCGGCATGCTGGCCGTCCTGGTCAGACTGCGGCACCTGATTTTCAAGGTGATGACCGCGAACGTCGACGGGGTCGCTGCCACCATGGCCCGGATGCACATGCAGGGGGCAGCCGCGGACGTCAAGCGGTATTTCGCCGAGGGGCTGCAGTACTGGCAGTGGGTGATGTTGGGCTACTTCACCATCGGGATCATGATCGTGTCGCTGATCGGGTGGTGGGCGTTGTCGCGCCTGCTGGAGCGGATGCGCGGAATCCCCGATGTGCACAAACTGGACGCACCGCCACGCGATGAGGTGAACGCCCCCATCCAGCCGGTTCCGGTGCGGTTGGACAAAGTGCGTTTCCGCTACCCCCGTGCCGGCCAGGACGCGCTGCGCGAGGTCAGCCTCGACGTCCGGGTCGGCGAACACCTAGCGATCACCGGTGCCAACGGGTCCGGGAAGACCACGTTGATGCTGATCCTGGCCGGCCGGGAACCGACGTCGGGCACCGTGGATCGTCCGGGCACGGTGGGGTTGGGCAAGCTGGGCGGCACCGCCGTTGTCCTGCAGCATCCGGAAAGCCAGGTCCTGGGCACCCGCGTTGCCGACGACGTGGTGTGGGGGCTGCCGCCGGGCACCGACGTCGACGTCGACCGGTTGCTGGGCGAGGTTGGCCTGCAAGCACTCGCCGAACGCGACACCGGAAGCCTGTCCGGTGGTGAGCTGCAGCGCCTCGCGCTAGCGGCGGCGTTGGCCCGGGAGCCGGCGATGCTCATCGCCGACGAGGTCACCACCATGGTTGATCAGCAGGGCCGGGACGCGCTGCTGAGCGTGCTGTCGGGTCTGACACAGCGGCACCGGACCGCCTTGGTGCACATCACGCACTACAACAACGAGGCCGACTCCGCCGACCGCGTGATCAGCCTCAGCGATTCGCCGGACAACACCGATATGGTCCAAACCGCAGCGGCGCCGGCCCCGGCTGTGGGGATGGATCACCCCCACCACGCGCCGGCCCTGGAGCTGGTGGGTGTCGGCCATGAGTACGGCAGCGGTACGCCGTGGGCAAAGACCGCGTTGCGTGATGTCAACTTCGTGGTTGAGCAGGGAGATGGGGTGTTGATTCACGGCGGCAACGGCTCGGGGAAGTCGACGCTGGCGTGGATCATGGCCGGGCTGACGATCCCCACCACCGGTGCCTGCCTGCTCGATGGCCGGCCCACCCATGAGCAGGTCGGAGCGGTGGCGTTGTCTTTCCAGGCCGCCCGGCTGCAGTTGATGCGCAGCCGGGTGGACCGCGAAGTTGCTTCCGCAGCAGGCTTTTCGCCGAACGAGAAGGATCGGGTGGCGGCAGCGCTCGGTGTCGTCGGGCTGGATCCCGCGCTGGGCAAGCGACGCATCGACCAGCTCAGCGGTGGCCAAATGCGTCGCGTGGTGCTGGCTGGGCTGCTCGCATGCGCACCCCGCGCGTTGATCCTCGACGAGCCGTTGGCGGGGTTGGACGCGGCAAGTCAACGCGGCCTGTTGCGGCTGCTGGAAGACCTGCGCCGAGCGCGCGGGCTGACGGTGGTCGTCATTTCGCACGACTTCGTCGGGATGGAGGGGCTTTGCCCGCGCACCCTGCAGCTGCGCGACGGCGTGCTGGAAACGGTGCCGACAGCGGCGGCTAGGGGGGCGGCATCGGAGGCGGGGGGAAGATCGTGA